The Coffea arabica cultivar ET-39 chromosome 3c, Coffea Arabica ET-39 HiFi, whole genome shotgun sequence genome contains a region encoding:
- the LOC113734568 gene encoding cysteine proteinase inhibitor B, translating into MAKPSSSLLTLPSFLLIFFILALFSTTLQVNALGRKVGAREKIEDVKSNKEVQELGEYCVSEYNKSLRKKNNESGAPIIFTSVVEAEKQVVAGIKYYLKIKATTSSGVPKVYDAIVVVQPWVHTKPRQLLNFSPSPATK; encoded by the coding sequence aTGGCAAAACCATCATCATCTCTACTCACACTTCCTTCCTTTCTTCTGATCTTTTTCATTCTTGCACTATTTTCCACCACCCTCCAAGTTAATGCCTTGGGAAGGAAAGTGGGAGCAAGGGAGAAGATTGAGGATGTGAAGAGCAACAAAGAAGTTCAAGAACTTGGAGAATATTGTGTTTCTGAGTACAACAAGAGTTTGAGGAAGAAGAACAATGAAAGTGGTGCTCCTATAATCTTCACATCTGTGGTGGAGGCTGAGAAGCAGGTGGTTGCTGGGATCAAATATTATCTCAAGATTAAGGCCACCACTTCTTCTGGGGTTCCCAAGGTTTACGATGCCATTGTGGTGGTTCAGCCTTGGGTTCATACTAAGCCAAGGCAGTTGCTCAACTTCTCCCCCTCCCCTGCCactaaatga